A window of the Microbacterium sp. LWH13-1.2 genome harbors these coding sequences:
- a CDS encoding SHOCT domain-containing protein translates to MRIAEATAAYEYQGFWGSFWDIIWWFLLVFVLISYLFALFAVIGDLFRDRKLNGWWKALWIVLLMFVPVLTMLVYLIVRGDGMGHRLVDETTRFQEEQDNYIRSVASTGPAAEIAHAKSLLTDGAITQAEYETLKTKALS, encoded by the coding sequence GTGCGTATCGCCGAAGCAACCGCTGCCTACGAGTACCAGGGATTCTGGGGCTCATTCTGGGACATCATCTGGTGGTTCCTGTTGGTCTTCGTCCTCATCTCTTACCTGTTCGCCCTTTTTGCTGTCATCGGCGATCTGTTCCGCGACCGCAAGCTCAACGGATGGTGGAAGGCGCTCTGGATCGTCCTTCTGATGTTCGTCCCGGTTCTCACGATGCTGGTCTATCTGATCGTTCGCGGCGACGGGATGGGCCACCGCCTCGTCGACGAGACGACTCGCTTCCAAGAGGAGCAGGACAACTACATCAGGTCGGTGGCGTCAACGGGTCCCGCCGCTGAGATCGCCCACGCAAAGTCCCTGCTCACCGACGGCGCGATCACTCAGGCGGAGTACGAAACGCTCAAGACGAAGGCGCTCAGCTGA
- a CDS encoding SRPBCC family protein codes for MPVTDVTTDADNLTMTVVADFAAPIERVWAAYSDPRQLERFWGPPGWPATFTKWDHTVGGKANYTMNGPRGEKASGTWEFLRIDAPRGFEVLDAFADEQGTPDPDLPSMRMVFSFESTAEGTRMVTTSHFASADALEQVVSMGAVEGTKLAMSQIDAVLQDLRDYAQGRGTQVELLDDTHVRITRLVEGPRELVWRAHNEPELMKQWLLGPDGWEMTECIVAAEVGQTYRNSWAPVGDTEGQPFGFEGEALLIDAPRRSVQTERMIGMPVETLNDLNLYEEDGATLITLLIEYPDKETRDMILATGMADGMETSYERLERELLAV; via the coding sequence ATGCCCGTCACGGATGTCACCACCGATGCCGACAACCTCACCATGACCGTCGTCGCCGATTTCGCGGCGCCGATCGAGCGGGTCTGGGCCGCGTACAGCGACCCGCGCCAGCTCGAGCGCTTCTGGGGTCCTCCCGGATGGCCGGCCACCTTCACGAAGTGGGACCACACGGTGGGCGGCAAGGCCAACTACACGATGAACGGCCCCCGCGGCGAGAAGGCCTCGGGCACGTGGGAGTTCCTGCGCATCGATGCCCCGCGCGGCTTCGAGGTGCTCGACGCGTTCGCCGACGAACAGGGCACGCCCGACCCCGACCTGCCCTCGATGAGGATGGTCTTCTCGTTCGAATCGACCGCCGAGGGCACGCGCATGGTCACCACGAGCCACTTCGCGTCTGCCGATGCGCTGGAGCAGGTCGTGTCGATGGGCGCGGTCGAAGGCACGAAGCTCGCGATGAGCCAGATCGACGCCGTGCTGCAGGACCTTCGCGACTACGCACAGGGCAGGGGCACGCAGGTCGAACTGCTCGACGACACCCACGTGCGCATCACCCGGCTCGTCGAGGGTCCGCGCGAGCTGGTCTGGCGTGCCCACAACGAGCCCGAGCTCATGAAGCAGTGGCTGCTCGGCCCCGACGGGTGGGAGATGACCGAGTGCATCGTCGCCGCCGAGGTCGGCCAGACGTACCGCAACTCGTGGGCGCCGGTGGGCGACACCGAGGGGCAGCCGTTCGGCTTCGAGGGGGAGGCGCTGCTGATCGACGCACCTCGCCGGTCGGTGCAGACCGAGCGGATGATCGGGATGCCGGTCGAGACGTTGAACGACCTCAACCTCTACGAAGAGGACGGCGCGACGCTGATCACCCTGCTGATCGAGTACCCCGACAAGGAGACGCGCGACATGATCCTCGCCACCGGCATGGCCGACGGCATGGAGACGTCGTACGAGCGCCTCGAGCGGGAGCTGCTCGCAGTCTGA
- a CDS encoding NAD(P)H-dependent oxidoreductase — translation MSLFRLDASILPASSASRSLADLVEAEWTASHPDSTVTRRDLAADPVPATAWADAVTGGFVDEAQRTDAQRAARALATSFADELIGADALLFAVPLYNYGVSQHFKTWFDLAYTDPRIDPQGTALRGKPATLVTVLGGNYAPGTPKEGWDHSTAWLRRVLEDVWGLDLRIVERPFTLVGVNPALDAFADTARELKENAEQSARTYGRELAALRGEQVA, via the coding sequence ATGTCCCTGTTCCGCCTGGATGCCAGCATCCTTCCCGCGTCGTCCGCCAGCCGCTCGCTCGCCGATCTGGTCGAAGCCGAGTGGACTGCATCCCACCCCGACTCCACGGTCACGCGTCGCGATCTGGCCGCTGACCCCGTGCCCGCCACGGCCTGGGCGGATGCCGTCACCGGAGGCTTCGTCGACGAGGCGCAGCGCACCGACGCCCAGCGCGCCGCGCGCGCCCTCGCCACCAGCTTCGCCGACGAGCTGATCGGCGCCGATGCGCTGCTGTTCGCCGTGCCGCTCTACAACTACGGTGTCTCGCAGCACTTCAAGACCTGGTTCGATCTGGCCTACACCGACCCGCGCATCGACCCGCAGGGCACGGCGCTTCGCGGCAAGCCGGCGACCCTCGTCACCGTGCTCGGCGGCAACTACGCTCCGGGAACCCCCAAGGAGGGCTGGGACCACTCGACCGCATGGCTGCGCCGCGTGCTCGAGGATGTCTGGGGCCTCGACCTGCGCATCGTCGAGCGTCCGTTCACCCTCGTGGGAGTGAACCCGGCACTGGATGCCTTCGCCGACACCGCCCGCGAGCTCAAGGAGAACGCCGAGCAGTCGGCCCGCACGTACGGCCGCGAGCTCGCCGCTCTCCGGGGCGAGCAGGTCGCCTGA
- a CDS encoding DUF202 domain-containing protein: MTGNAAPGPEREDTDPRFILANERTLLAWARTIIGLLAGGVALQVVDLRMNDALTFLASVVLIITGFLAAPAAILHSRSVDRAIRDGQPAPRDHAALVLTVILAFVGVVVLAAVLAARLPA, from the coding sequence ATGACCGGAAACGCGGCTCCCGGGCCAGAACGCGAAGACACCGATCCACGCTTCATCTTGGCGAACGAACGCACACTCCTCGCGTGGGCACGGACCATCATCGGCCTGCTCGCGGGAGGAGTCGCACTGCAAGTGGTCGACTTGCGGATGAACGACGCTCTGACCTTCCTCGCATCCGTCGTGCTCATCATCACCGGGTTTCTCGCGGCGCCCGCCGCCATCCTGCACTCCCGGAGCGTTGATCGCGCCATCCGTGACGGACAACCAGCGCCACGCGATCACGCCGCGCTCGTCCTGACCGTGATACTCGCCTTTGTCGGAGTCGTCGTGCTGGCGGCAGTCCTCGCCGCCCGGTTACCTGCCTGA
- a CDS encoding M4 family metallopeptidase, whose product MSSHTETPGVVPSYLLARLAESGRYPRAAAAARQTLTAGRPPFRARIDLSIDENGDLVAELSDAPNRTISDAGNTQTLPGAIVRSEDDEPVADASVNEAFDGLGATFEMLLSAFGRNSLNDAGAPLDATVHYGVDYDNAFWDGERMVFGDGDGEVFVGFTSSTTVIGHELAHGVVQYTANLEYQGQPGALNESIADVFGALTEQFLLEQSAADATWLIGAEIFTDAVQGKALRSMIEPGTAYDDDELGKDPQPAHMSGFVRTTEDNGGVHINSGIPNRAFALFAIDLGGNAWETAGTVWYRALTGGLSSTANFTEFADATVAAASAIDEATGAAARRAWTTVGVYEDERVPSTD is encoded by the coding sequence ATGAGCAGCCACACCGAAACCCCTGGAGTCGTCCCGTCCTACCTGCTCGCGCGCCTGGCGGAGTCGGGCCGCTACCCTCGCGCCGCCGCCGCCGCGAGGCAGACGCTGACGGCGGGCAGACCGCCGTTCCGTGCGCGCATAGACCTGTCGATCGACGAGAACGGCGACCTGGTGGCCGAGCTCTCCGACGCGCCCAACCGCACGATCAGCGACGCGGGCAACACGCAGACCCTCCCCGGTGCGATCGTCCGCAGCGAAGACGATGAGCCCGTCGCCGACGCCTCCGTCAACGAGGCGTTCGACGGGCTCGGGGCCACGTTCGAGATGCTGCTCTCGGCCTTCGGCCGCAACTCGCTGAACGACGCCGGGGCTCCGCTCGACGCCACGGTGCACTACGGCGTCGACTACGACAACGCCTTCTGGGACGGCGAGCGCATGGTCTTCGGCGACGGCGACGGCGAGGTGTTCGTCGGCTTCACCTCCTCGACCACGGTCATCGGTCACGAGCTCGCGCACGGCGTCGTGCAGTACACCGCGAACCTCGAGTATCAAGGCCAGCCCGGCGCGTTGAACGAGTCGATCGCCGACGTCTTCGGCGCACTCACCGAGCAGTTCCTCCTCGAGCAGAGCGCGGCCGATGCGACGTGGCTCATCGGTGCCGAGATCTTCACCGATGCGGTGCAGGGCAAGGCGCTGCGGTCGATGATCGAGCCGGGCACCGCCTACGACGACGACGAGCTCGGCAAGGATCCGCAGCCCGCCCACATGAGCGGGTTCGTGCGCACGACCGAGGACAACGGCGGAGTGCACATCAACTCCGGCATCCCGAATCGCGCGTTCGCCCTGTTCGCGATCGACCTCGGCGGCAACGCCTGGGAGACCGCGGGCACCGTCTGGTACCGGGCGCTCACCGGAGGGTTGTCGAGCACCGCGAACTTCACCGAGTTCGCCGACGCGACGGTCGCCGCGGCATCCGCGATCGACGAGGCCACAGGCGCAGCCGCTCGACGTGCGTGGACGACCGTGGGAGTCTATGAAGATGAGCGAGTCCCCTCCACCGACTGA
- a CDS encoding response regulator transcription factor yields the protein MRVLIVEDEPYLAEAVRDGLRLEAIAADIAGDGDTALELLSVNSYDLAVLDRDIPGPSGDDVARSIVASGSGIPILMLTAADRLDDKETGFEIGADDYLTKPFELRELVLRLRALDRRRQRVRPPVLEIDGLRLDPFRREVYRDGRYVALTRKQFAVLEVLVDAGGGVVSAEQLLERAWDENADPFTNAVRITVSSLRKRLGEPWLILTVPGVGYRIGTDADD from the coding sequence GTGCGTGTGCTGATCGTCGAGGACGAGCCGTACCTGGCCGAGGCCGTGCGCGACGGATTGCGCCTCGAGGCGATCGCCGCCGACATCGCAGGAGACGGCGACACGGCGCTCGAACTCCTGAGCGTCAACTCCTACGATCTGGCCGTCCTCGACCGCGACATCCCCGGCCCCTCCGGTGACGACGTCGCCCGCTCGATCGTGGCGTCTGGCAGCGGCATCCCGATCCTCATGCTCACCGCGGCCGACCGGCTCGACGACAAGGAGACGGGCTTCGAGATCGGGGCCGACGACTACCTGACCAAGCCGTTCGAGCTGCGAGAGCTCGTGCTGCGCCTGCGTGCCCTCGACCGCCGTCGTCAGCGCGTGCGTCCGCCCGTGCTCGAGATCGACGGGCTGCGGCTCGATCCGTTCCGCCGCGAGGTCTATCGCGACGGACGGTACGTCGCCCTCACCCGCAAGCAGTTCGCCGTGCTCGAAGTGCTCGTCGATGCGGGCGGCGGTGTCGTGAGCGCCGAGCAGCTGCTCGAGCGCGCGTGGGACGAGAACGCCGACCCGTTCACGAACGCCGTGCGCATCACCGTCTCGTCGCTGCGCAAGCGGCTCGGGGAGCCGTGGCTGATCCTCACCGTGCCGGGCGTCGGCTATCGCATCGGCACGGATGCCGATGACTGA
- a CDS encoding protealysin inhibitor emfourin, which yields MSESPPPTDAPVVIAVVRTGGIAGIRRQWRVEADPAESHDWIAMIDSCPWDADADATTGADRFVWLIRVRTPSEKRERELPDSALDGPWRQLVDAVRAASG from the coding sequence ATGAGCGAGTCCCCTCCACCGACTGACGCACCGGTCGTCATCGCGGTGGTGCGCACGGGCGGCATCGCCGGCATCCGTCGTCAATGGCGGGTGGAAGCGGATCCTGCCGAATCCCACGACTGGATCGCCATGATCGATAGCTGCCCGTGGGATGCCGACGCGGATGCCACCACGGGAGCCGACCGGTTCGTGTGGCTGATCCGGGTGCGCACACCGTCGGAGAAGCGCGAGCGAGAACTGCCCGACTCCGCGCTCGACGGCCCGTGGCGGCAGCTCGTCGACGCCGTCCGCGCGGCATCCGGCTAG
- a CDS encoding ATP-binding protein, translating to MNSRLVIGAQVNAREPAELLPAKFNRHTFWCGQSGSGKTYALGVVLEQLIAATRLPVVILDPNSDFVRFHEARADTATEVANLWAQRSVRVLGPTGHEPLTVRFIDLPMRSRAAIMQLDPVSEPESFNAALRVSKQLQEYAPVREQFDEWLRRDDDPDRRRFAMRLENLGTAEWDLWAWGDRDACDVIDEEHDATVLDLGAFREPGELKAAALAVLDHLWEQRDKRRPRLIVIDEAHNLCSPEPSTPVDRLLTERIVQIAAEGRKFGLWLVLSTQRPSKIHPNALSQCDNVAIMRMNAPNDLAALAEAFGFIPSELLAQATDFGQGQAIFAGGFSPQPQRVQMGARITVEGGSDVDVPMRD from the coding sequence GTGAACTCACGACTCGTCATTGGCGCTCAGGTAAATGCGCGCGAGCCAGCAGAACTCCTCCCGGCGAAGTTCAATCGGCACACTTTCTGGTGCGGGCAGAGTGGTTCGGGGAAGACATACGCATTGGGGGTCGTGCTGGAGCAGCTGATCGCGGCGACACGCTTGCCGGTGGTGATTCTGGACCCCAACTCAGACTTCGTTCGCTTCCACGAGGCTCGCGCCGACACCGCTACCGAAGTTGCGAACCTATGGGCCCAGCGTTCGGTGCGGGTATTGGGTCCGACAGGACACGAGCCGTTGACTGTGCGGTTCATTGATCTCCCCATGCGTAGCCGGGCGGCGATCATGCAGCTCGACCCCGTCTCAGAGCCGGAGTCCTTCAACGCGGCGCTACGTGTCAGCAAGCAACTTCAGGAGTATGCCCCCGTTCGGGAACAGTTCGACGAATGGTTGCGCCGGGACGACGATCCCGACCGCCGTCGGTTCGCGATGCGGCTGGAGAACCTCGGCACGGCGGAATGGGACCTGTGGGCGTGGGGCGACCGCGACGCCTGCGACGTCATCGACGAGGAGCACGACGCGACGGTGCTCGACCTGGGTGCCTTCCGCGAGCCGGGCGAACTCAAGGCTGCCGCTCTCGCGGTATTGGACCATCTGTGGGAGCAGCGCGACAAGCGCCGTCCGCGGCTTATCGTGATCGACGAGGCGCATAACTTGTGCAGTCCCGAACCCTCGACGCCAGTGGACCGTCTTCTCACGGAACGTATCGTTCAGATCGCTGCAGAAGGCCGGAAGTTTGGTTTGTGGCTTGTCCTCTCCACGCAGCGCCCTTCCAAAATTCATCCGAACGCTCTGTCGCAATGCGACAACGTCGCGATCATGCGGATGAATGCCCCGAACGATCTCGCGGCCCTGGCTGAGGCGTTCGGATTCATTCCTTCCGAGCTGCTCGCGCAAGCAACCGACTTCGGGCAGGGCCAAGCCATCTTCGCGGGCGGCTTCTCTCCGCAGCCGCAGCGCGTGCAGATGGGAGCCAGAATCACGGTCGAGGGCGGATCGGACGTCGATGTGCCGATGCGGGACTGA
- a CDS encoding helix-turn-helix domain-containing protein produces MAEIDEESHVCDAAVTLAFSVLGKRWNGMIVSSLGGGPSTFVALRRAVAGISDTVLSDRLAELADAGLVSRAVDPGPPVAVSYALTDSGRGLLPILDQLGAWASANLEIRAR; encoded by the coding sequence ATGGCCGAGATCGACGAAGAGAGTCACGTGTGCGACGCCGCCGTCACACTGGCTTTCAGCGTGCTCGGAAAGCGCTGGAACGGCATGATCGTCTCGTCACTGGGTGGAGGCCCGTCGACATTCGTCGCGCTGCGCCGCGCGGTCGCCGGCATCAGCGACACCGTGCTCTCCGACCGCCTCGCCGAACTCGCCGACGCCGGCCTCGTCTCCCGCGCCGTCGACCCCGGGCCGCCCGTCGCCGTCTCCTACGCCCTCACCGACAGCGGCCGCGGGCTTCTGCCGATCCTCGACCAGCTCGGCGCCTGGGCATCTGCGAATCTCGAGATCCGAGCCCGATGA
- a CDS encoding HAMP domain-containing sensor histidine kinase: protein MSARWKLTLSYAGVVVVSGIGLLAAVAFYLLRYVPDVNIISDFFVPNRSDLIRAFVPVAIVMMLVLLALGLGGGWLIAGRMLAPLDRIGRAAQLAAQGSLSHRVALEGPRDEFRDLADVFDSMLEQLEAHISEQQRFAANASHELRTPLAISQTMLEVARNDPDRDVDALIARLHEVNARAIELTEALLMLSRAERRTFTREPIDLSLLAEESAETLLPLAERRGVTLDVGGDTANVLGSPALLQQLITNLVHNAIVHNLPADGTVTVRTHMLPEAVALVVENTGAALPADRVATLAEPFQRGTDRTRDDDHAGVGLGLAIVQRIAQTHDGSLVLTPRRGGGLNVTVWLPHPFPRPLA from the coding sequence ATGAGCGCCCGCTGGAAGCTCACTCTGAGCTATGCGGGCGTCGTCGTCGTGTCCGGAATCGGGCTGCTCGCCGCGGTCGCCTTCTACCTGCTGCGGTATGTGCCCGACGTGAACATCATCAGCGACTTCTTCGTGCCGAACCGCTCCGACCTCATCCGCGCATTCGTCCCGGTCGCGATCGTGATGATGCTGGTGCTGCTCGCTCTGGGGCTGGGCGGCGGATGGCTCATCGCAGGGCGCATGCTGGCGCCCCTCGACCGCATCGGGCGCGCGGCCCAGCTCGCAGCCCAAGGGTCGCTGTCGCACCGCGTCGCCCTCGAAGGACCTCGCGACGAGTTCCGCGACCTGGCCGACGTGTTCGACTCGATGCTCGAGCAGCTCGAGGCGCACATCTCCGAGCAGCAGCGGTTCGCCGCCAACGCCTCGCACGAGCTGCGCACCCCGCTCGCGATCTCGCAGACCATGCTCGAGGTCGCCCGCAACGACCCCGACCGCGACGTCGATGCCCTGATCGCCCGACTGCACGAGGTCAATGCACGGGCCATCGAGCTGACCGAGGCGCTGCTGATGCTCAGCCGCGCCGAGCGCCGCACGTTCACGCGCGAGCCGATCGATCTCTCGCTGCTGGCCGAGGAATCCGCCGAGACACTGCTGCCCCTCGCCGAGCGCCGCGGCGTGACCCTCGATGTGGGCGGCGACACGGCGAACGTCCTCGGATCCCCCGCATTGCTGCAGCAGCTGATCACCAACCTCGTGCACAACGCGATCGTGCACAATCTGCCCGCGGATGGCACTGTGACCGTCCGCACTCATATGCTCCCCGAGGCGGTCGCGCTCGTGGTCGAGAACACCGGTGCGGCGCTGCCCGCGGATAGGGTCGCGACCCTGGCCGAACCGTTCCAGAGGGGCACCGACCGCACGCGAGACGATGACCACGCGGGCGTGGGCCTCGGGCTCGCCATCGTGCAGCGCATCGCCCAGACGCACGACGGATCGCTCGTGCTCACGCCCCGCAGAGGCGGCGGGTTGAACGTGACGGTGTGGCTGCCGCATCCGTTCCCCCGCCCCCTCGCCTGA
- a CDS encoding helix-turn-helix domain-containing protein, with the protein MVAQRELSEAEVDRVFHALATSTRRDILRRTIEREQSVSTLASEYEMSFAAVQKHVAVLEAADLIVKRAEGRERLVRANPEMIARASALLARYEELWRSRIARLDDLLAEKPADRTSNTDTTEDPRTEEGD; encoded by the coding sequence ATGGTTGCACAAAGAGAACTGAGCGAAGCGGAGGTCGACCGTGTGTTCCACGCACTGGCGACGTCGACCCGGCGAGACATCCTGCGCCGGACGATCGAGCGGGAGCAGTCGGTCTCGACCCTCGCCTCCGAGTACGAGATGTCGTTCGCCGCGGTGCAGAAGCACGTGGCCGTGCTCGAAGCGGCGGATCTCATCGTCAAGCGCGCCGAGGGACGCGAGCGGCTCGTCCGCGCGAACCCCGAGATGATCGCCCGCGCCAGCGCGCTCCTCGCCCGATACGAAGAGCTGTGGCGGTCGCGCATCGCACGGCTCGATGACCTGCTGGCCGAGAAGCCGGCGGATCGCACCAGCAACACCGACACCACCGAAGATCCACGAACCGAAGAAGGAGACTGA
- a CDS encoding SDR family NAD(P)-dependent oxidoreductase — translation MTDAPDATSDLGAGIDPEDLATTLRVLSELHQIDNEHPDFVAVRHATAAMFKAVKRVRRKEIRDAIAEADKAVVARTATGAPDRIDDETRGHDLATSVVDAPIAGELLKPRNCYICKQPYTVVDAFYHQLCPDCARFSHGKRNARTDLTGKRALLTGGRAKIGMHIALRLLRDGAHTTITTRFPRDAVRRFSALPDSADWLHRLRVVGIDLRDPAQVIGLADSVAAQGPLDILINNAAQTVRRSPGSYSLLADAELQPLPDGPLPEMETFGHTADPHPQALQASVDAHPLLSVAALGGTVAEQGGQALTAEDLARLAMAPGSSSLEKHADGTAIDAGGLVPDVNRTNSWVQSIDQVDPLEMLEVQLANTTAPFLLISRLRASMAASSARRKYVVNVSAMEGQFSRRYKGPGHPHTNMAKAALNMLTRTSAGEMLETDGILMTAVDTGWITDERPHYTKVRLAEEGFHAPLDLVDGAARVYDPIVRGEAGDDIHGVFLKDYEPSPW, via the coding sequence ATGACCGACGCACCCGACGCCACCTCCGACCTGGGTGCCGGCATCGACCCCGAAGACCTGGCCACCACGCTGCGGGTGCTCTCGGAGCTGCACCAGATCGACAACGAGCACCCCGACTTCGTCGCCGTGCGTCACGCGACCGCCGCGATGTTCAAGGCTGTCAAGCGCGTGCGCCGCAAGGAGATCCGCGATGCGATCGCCGAGGCCGACAAGGCCGTCGTCGCCCGCACCGCCACCGGCGCCCCCGACCGCATCGACGACGAGACCCGCGGCCACGACCTGGCGACCAGCGTCGTCGACGCCCCGATCGCGGGCGAGCTGCTGAAGCCCCGCAACTGCTACATCTGCAAGCAGCCGTACACGGTGGTCGACGCGTTCTACCACCAGCTCTGTCCCGACTGCGCGCGCTTCAGCCACGGCAAGCGCAACGCCCGCACCGACCTCACCGGCAAGCGCGCGCTGCTCACCGGAGGCCGCGCCAAGATCGGCATGCACATCGCTCTGCGGCTGCTGCGCGACGGTGCCCACACGACGATCACGACGCGCTTCCCCCGCGACGCCGTGCGTCGGTTCTCGGCTCTGCCCGATTCGGCAGACTGGCTGCACCGCCTGCGCGTGGTCGGCATCGACCTGCGCGACCCGGCCCAGGTCATCGGGCTCGCCGATTCCGTCGCGGCGCAGGGCCCGCTCGACATCCTGATCAACAACGCCGCACAGACCGTGCGCCGCTCGCCCGGGTCGTACTCGCTGCTGGCGGATGCCGAGCTGCAGCCCCTTCCTGACGGACCGCTGCCCGAGATGGAGACGTTCGGGCACACCGCCGATCCGCATCCGCAGGCGCTGCAGGCATCCGTCGATGCGCACCCGCTGCTGTCGGTCGCGGCCCTCGGCGGCACCGTCGCCGAGCAGGGCGGTCAGGCGCTCACCGCCGAAGACCTCGCGCGGCTCGCAATGGCCCCCGGGTCGTCGTCACTCGAGAAGCACGCCGACGGCACCGCGATCGACGCCGGCGGCCTCGTGCCCGACGTCAACCGCACCAACAGCTGGGTGCAGTCGATCGATCAGGTCGACCCGCTCGAGATGCTCGAGGTGCAGCTCGCCAACACGACCGCGCCGTTCCTGCTCATCAGTCGCCTCCGTGCGTCGATGGCCGCATCCTCGGCTCGTCGCAAGTACGTGGTGAACGTCTCGGCCATGGAGGGTCAGTTCTCGCGCCGGTACAAGGGTCCCGGCCACCCGCACACCAACATGGCGAAGGCTGCCCTGAACATGCTCACGCGCACGAGTGCGGGCGAGATGCTCGAGACCGACGGCATCCTGATGACCGCCGTCGACACCGGATGGATCACCGACGAGCGCCCGCACTACACGAAGGTGCGCCTCGCGGAGGAGGGCTTCCATGCCCCGCTCGACCTCGTGGACGGTGCGGCCCGCGTGTACGACCCGATCGTGCGCGGCGAGGCGGGCGACGACATCCACGGCGTCTTCCTGAAGGACTACGAGCCCAGCCCCTGGTGA
- a CDS encoding DoxX family membrane protein produces MSKKNVARTVGRIFLGSFLVFAGVSHLTFAREEFQAQVPDWVPLDPDVTVLASGVVEVGLGAALLVARKRRGLVGVLAALFFVAVFPGNIAQWLEHRDAFGLDTDAKRFVRLFFQPVLIALALWSTRTRRRTSAGSSDS; encoded by the coding sequence ATGTCGAAGAAGAATGTCGCACGCACCGTCGGTCGGATCTTCCTCGGTTCCTTCCTCGTCTTCGCCGGCGTCTCGCATCTGACGTTCGCGCGCGAGGAGTTCCAAGCGCAGGTGCCCGACTGGGTGCCGCTCGACCCCGACGTGACCGTGCTCGCATCCGGAGTCGTCGAGGTCGGCCTCGGCGCCGCACTCCTCGTCGCACGCAAGCGTCGGGGGCTGGTCGGTGTGCTCGCGGCGCTGTTCTTCGTCGCGGTCTTCCCCGGCAACATCGCCCAGTGGCTGGAACACCGCGACGCCTTCGGGCTCGACACCGACGCCAAGCGCTTCGTGCGACTGTTCTTCCAGCCGGTGCTCATCGCCCTCGCGCTCTGGTCGACGCGCACTCGGCGGCGCACATCCGCCGGTTCTTCCGACTCGTAG
- a CDS encoding ribonuclease H — MTITAAADGSALGNPGPNGWAWYIDDDNWAAGGSPHGTNNQGELRAVLELLQATAGISEKLMIECDSRYVIDSVTKWMPGWKRKGWRKSDGGPVLNRDLLEGIDEAIRGRDVEFSWVKGHAGHPLNEAADERANAAAKAYQAKQEPRRGPGFTLATDAGAAAAASAPIAAAATRADDAPAASPTVATAIAEPLWAEPSDLLDSLYAPIDDPIEVRLALSSDEHARLRDRAEAQGVTLEEALRRLI, encoded by the coding sequence ATGACGATCACCGCCGCCGCAGACGGCTCCGCCCTGGGCAATCCCGGCCCCAACGGCTGGGCCTGGTACATCGACGACGACAACTGGGCCGCGGGCGGATCCCCGCACGGCACCAACAACCAGGGTGAGCTTCGGGCTGTGCTCGAGCTGCTGCAGGCGACGGCGGGCATCTCCGAGAAGCTCATGATCGAGTGCGACAGCCGCTATGTGATCGATTCGGTGACCAAGTGGATGCCGGGGTGGAAGCGCAAGGGCTGGCGCAAGTCCGACGGCGGACCGGTGCTCAACCGCGACCTGCTCGAGGGTATCGACGAGGCGATCCGCGGACGAGACGTCGAGTTCTCCTGGGTCAAGGGCCACGCCGGCCATCCGCTGAACGAGGCGGCCGACGAACGTGCGAATGCCGCGGCCAAGGCCTACCAGGCGAAGCAGGAGCCGCGCCGAGGGCCCGGATTCACGCTGGCGACGGATGCCGGCGCAGCCGCGGCAGCATCCGCTCCGATCGCCGCCGCGGCCACGCGCGCAGACGATGCACCCGCTGCGTCGCCGACCGTCGCGACGGCGATCGCCGAGCCGCTGTGGGCCGAGCCGTCCGATCTGCTCGACAGCCTCTACGCTCCGATCGACGACCCGATCGAGGTGCGACTCGCGCTCTCGAGCGACGAGCATGCGCGACTGCGCGACCGCGCCGAGGCGCAGGGCGTCACGCTCGAAGAAGCGCTCCGCCGCCTGATCTGA